The following are encoded in a window of Oceanidesulfovibrio indonesiensis genomic DNA:
- a CDS encoding adenosylcobinamide-GDP ribazoletransferase → MTRIGPARIVSPEAFAGTLVWFPIVGLVLGLLATFAVFALGGFVDGAVDSSRATAGALLYVGLSAWLTRGLHWDGLSDVADAWGSGAQGEKFWQIMKDSRCGAFGVLGLVFFAGGQLLVVRESLQLGAWGALVFAPIAGRVALVCLAWAGRSLSRPGLGQSFLAGATPFVALSCLLQATVAGFLLMRWEACVFVLVLSTVVVGGLVRLGRRNGGVNGDLLGASIVCSETAVFFAVCVLY, encoded by the coding sequence ATGACGCGCATCGGGCCGGCGCGCATCGTGTCGCCCGAGGCGTTTGCCGGGACGCTCGTGTGGTTTCCGATCGTGGGACTGGTGCTCGGCCTGCTCGCAACGTTTGCCGTGTTCGCGCTGGGCGGTTTCGTCGACGGTGCGGTCGACTCCTCCCGCGCTACGGCCGGCGCCCTGCTGTATGTGGGGCTGTCGGCGTGGCTCACGCGCGGATTGCACTGGGACGGCCTTTCCGACGTGGCCGACGCCTGGGGCAGCGGCGCACAGGGCGAGAAGTTCTGGCAGATCATGAAGGACAGCCGCTGCGGCGCGTTCGGCGTGCTCGGCCTCGTGTTCTTTGCCGGCGGGCAACTGCTGGTCGTGCGGGAGTCGTTGCAACTCGGCGCCTGGGGCGCGCTCGTGTTCGCGCCCATTGCCGGCCGTGTGGCGCTGGTCTGTCTGGCCTGGGCAGGGCGCTCCCTGAGCCGTCCTGGCCTGGGGCAGAGCTTTCTTGCCGGGGCCACGCCGTTCGTGGCGCTGTCCTGCCTACTCCAGGCGACTGTCGCGGGCTTCCTGCTCATGCGCTGGGAAGCGTGCGTGTTCGTCCTCGTATTGAGCACAGTCGTGGTCGGCGGCCTCGTCCGTTTGGGCCGGCGCAATGGAGGCGTCAACGGCGATCTCCTTGGCGCGTCCATCGTGTGTTCGGAAACCGCAGTGTTCTTTGCGGTCTGCGTGCTGTATTGA
- a CDS encoding SAM hydrolase/SAM-dependent halogenase family protein has product MNAIVLLTDFGTSDAYVAQMKGVLLGEAPDNPVVDLSHNVEPQNVAQAGFLLASTLPHFPVGTVFCCVVDPGVGTDRRLVCAASQGRICLAPDNGLLSLVLERDANARTHDLTSFAKRRPDSSATFHGRDIFAPLAARLARGSSPESIGTRIDTSELVILEPACVSEKGDTITCRVLHVDRFGNAVLSLPDTPWSETLRGWNGIRLHDPEPGPAVRASSYTQIGRQTLDLVTTYAELSAGQAGILAGSQGYMEIAFNGASAAQALGLHPGDQVLLSPTSAFPAS; this is encoded by the coding sequence ATGAATGCTATCGTGCTTCTCACGGATTTCGGGACGTCCGACGCGTATGTGGCGCAGATGAAAGGGGTGCTCCTCGGCGAAGCCCCGGACAATCCGGTGGTGGACCTCTCGCACAACGTGGAGCCGCAGAATGTGGCTCAGGCCGGGTTCCTGCTCGCATCCACGTTGCCCCATTTTCCTGTAGGGACAGTGTTCTGCTGCGTGGTGGACCCGGGCGTGGGCACGGACAGACGGCTTGTCTGCGCCGCGAGTCAGGGCCGCATCTGCCTTGCGCCTGACAACGGCCTGCTGTCCCTCGTACTGGAGCGGGACGCCAACGCCCGCACCCACGATCTGACGAGCTTCGCGAAGCGTCGTCCGGACTCGAGCGCCACGTTCCACGGCCGGGATATTTTCGCGCCGCTGGCGGCCAGGCTCGCCCGGGGGTCGTCGCCGGAATCCATCGGCACGCGTATCGATACAAGCGAGCTTGTCATTCTGGAGCCGGCGTGCGTCAGCGAGAAGGGCGACACGATTACATGCCGCGTGCTGCACGTGGACCGCTTCGGCAATGCGGTGCTGTCCTTGCCGGATACGCCATGGTCCGAGACATTGCGCGGCTGGAATGGCATACGGTTGCACGACCCGGAACCAGGGCCGGCGGTTCGCGCGTCCTCGTACACGCAAATCGGCCGGCAGACGCTCGACCTGGTCACGACATACGCCGAGCTGTCCGCAGGCCAGGCGGGCATTCTCGCCGGCAGCCAGGGCTATATGGAAATCGCGTTCAATGGCGCGAGCGCGGCGCAGGCGCTGGGCCTGCATCCCGGGGACCAGGTCCTGCTATCGCCCACAAGCGCCTTCCCCGCATCATGA
- a CDS encoding rhodanese-like domain-containing protein yields the protein MAHEHEIATYTPDSLKAFLRTHKEGSYELVDVRQPAEYAQGHIPGARFIPLPELEATLGGPRSPLKDEVPTIFYCARGHRSLVAAKIARDAGLLEAGHLDGGIAAWSGISVPQAPRLSVFMEDKNLTAMLVRALDLEKAAYTLYNDVREKASRLGRDSMCKLMDRIVDMELAHARQVFRQLAKRIPEPPPFETLFEAAGGDVLEGGFTPEDLGPWVDSVLDEDATCMETAELGLEIEYAAYDLYKSAAIAIREHAAGGPHLPEGEREEAASIFLTIAEQEKQHGRMLMDAFDDLLAQGSIAPVPPQGPANGPAAS from the coding sequence ATGGCACACGAACACGAAATCGCGACATACACCCCGGACTCCCTCAAGGCGTTCCTGCGCACGCACAAGGAAGGCAGCTACGAGCTCGTGGACGTGCGCCAGCCCGCGGAGTACGCCCAGGGCCACATTCCCGGGGCGCGGTTCATCCCGCTGCCTGAGCTGGAGGCTACCCTCGGCGGTCCCCGTTCACCCTTGAAGGACGAGGTGCCGACAATTTTCTATTGCGCGCGGGGGCACCGTTCCCTGGTTGCTGCAAAAATAGCCCGAGACGCCGGCCTGCTAGAGGCCGGCCATCTGGACGGCGGCATTGCCGCATGGTCCGGCATCTCCGTGCCGCAGGCTCCGCGCCTTTCCGTCTTCATGGAAGACAAAAACCTCACCGCCATGCTTGTCCGGGCCTTGGATCTGGAGAAGGCCGCCTATACGCTCTACAACGACGTCCGCGAAAAGGCATCCAGACTGGGCCGCGATTCCATGTGTAAACTCATGGACCGCATCGTGGACATGGAACTGGCCCACGCCAGGCAGGTGTTCCGGCAGCTCGCAAAACGCATCCCTGAGCCGCCGCCTTTTGAGACGCTGTTTGAAGCTGCCGGGGGCGATGTTCTGGAAGGCGGCTTCACTCCGGAGGACCTCGGTCCCTGGGTGGATTCCGTGCTGGACGAGGACGCCACCTGCATGGAGACCGCCGAGCTGGGGCTGGAGATCGAGTACGCGGCATACGATCTGTACAAGTCCGCGGCCATCGCCATTCGCGAGCACGCCGCCGGCGGACCGCATCTGCCTGAGGGCGAGCGCGAGGAAGCCGCATCCATCTTCCTGACCATTGCCGAACAGGAGAAGCAGCACGGCCGTATGCTCATGGACGCCTTCGACGATCTCCTGGCCCAGGGAAGCATCGCTCCTGTCCCGCCGCAGGGACCGGCAAATGGACCGGCCGCGTCGTGA
- a CDS encoding DUF362 domain-containing protein — translation MSLGAFSTPVPVAMARAAGYAEEDLREHAAGLLQAVGGIPRPGSRVLVKPNLLSADNEGLVCTHPLVVRAVCLVLLDAGCGVTVADSPGFGTASRVARKIGLETALADLDLTVTTLARPTPVTTSFGARVGVSRDALEQDCILNLPRLKAHKQMRISGSVKNLFGTVVGMRKPLLHHLHGDKGVRFESVLLEVADHLPPTTSLLDGIVSMHVTGPICGEPCATEFLAASVSPVALDTAVYSMLGLAAGDVPLWNEALRRHLPGSDAADLTYPLASPNEFDLSMFQAPADLKPQTFNPLRLAHGACRRVLARIG, via the coding sequence GTGAGCCTGGGAGCGTTCTCAACGCCTGTACCCGTAGCCATGGCGCGGGCGGCCGGGTATGCGGAAGAGGACCTGCGGGAACATGCCGCCGGCCTTTTGCAGGCTGTGGGCGGGATACCCCGGCCGGGTTCGCGGGTACTGGTCAAGCCGAACCTTCTCTCGGCGGACAATGAAGGCCTGGTCTGCACCCATCCGCTGGTGGTTCGCGCCGTATGTCTCGTCCTTCTCGACGCTGGCTGCGGCGTCACCGTGGCGGACTCTCCGGGATTCGGCACGGCCTCACGGGTTGCGCGCAAGATTGGCCTGGAAACGGCGCTGGCCGATCTGGACCTGACCGTTACGACCCTCGCCCGGCCCACGCCCGTGACCACCTCTTTCGGCGCGCGGGTGGGGGTCTCGCGCGACGCATTGGAGCAGGACTGCATCCTCAACCTGCCGCGGCTCAAGGCGCACAAACAGATGCGCATATCCGGCTCGGTGAAGAACCTTTTCGGCACTGTGGTGGGCATGCGCAAGCCGCTCCTGCATCACCTGCACGGCGATAAGGGCGTGCGCTTCGAAAGCGTGCTCCTGGAGGTTGCCGACCATTTGCCGCCCACGACCAGCCTTCTGGACGGCATCGTGTCCATGCACGTCACCGGCCCCATCTGCGGCGAGCCGTGCGCCACCGAATTTCTGGCCGCAAGCGTTTCACCCGTCGCGCTGGATACGGCTGTGTATTCCATGCTTGGCTTAGCGGCCGGCGATGTCCCGCTGTGGAACGAGGCCCTCCGCCGACATCTTCCGGGGTCAGACGCTGCTGATTTGACGTATCCTCTTGCCTCCCCGAATGAATTTGACCTCTCCATGTTTCAAGCGCCGGCCGATCTCAAACCCCAGACGTTCAACCCGCTACGCCTTGCACATGGTGCTTGCCGACGCGTTCTTGCGCGGATAGGGTGA
- the mutY gene encoding A/G-specific adenine glycosylase, translating to MSDLSPLQKTLLDWFEKNRRDLPWRKRYDPYEVWISEVILQQTQMDRGVAYIERFLERFPTMEALAEADEEEVLKLWEGLGYYARARNLRKAAQHMVAEHGGTFPENAEAARALPGVGRYTAGAVLSQAYNQEEPIVDANVERVLSRLFDVDSPIKSSQAQSFLWETARSLIPKGLARDFNQAIMEFGNLVCGKKPSCMFCPLTEECEAYYLGIVDHRPVPAERKPTVPVEVASGVLVHDGYIFIQKRPEDGVWPGLWEFPGGNVEKGETPAEAVVREFQEELEWDVAPAEKIAVIRHGYTTFKVTLTAFLLRFTGEYVGWPEPVLHDATEGVWVSFAELDKYTFPAGHRKLIDMMSRDMRYAWLV from the coding sequence ATGTCCGATCTCTCACCCCTGCAGAAGACTTTGTTGGACTGGTTCGAAAAGAACCGCCGCGACCTCCCCTGGCGCAAGCGCTACGATCCATACGAGGTCTGGATTTCCGAGGTCATCCTCCAGCAGACCCAGATGGACCGCGGCGTTGCCTACATCGAGCGGTTCCTGGAGCGGTTCCCCACCATGGAGGCTTTGGCCGAAGCCGATGAAGAGGAAGTTCTCAAGCTTTGGGAAGGGCTTGGCTACTACGCCCGCGCCCGCAACCTGCGCAAGGCCGCGCAACATATGGTTGCGGAACACGGGGGCACGTTTCCGGAGAACGCCGAAGCCGCTCGCGCCCTGCCCGGAGTGGGCCGCTACACGGCCGGCGCCGTGCTCTCCCAGGCGTACAATCAGGAAGAACCCATCGTGGACGCCAATGTTGAGCGCGTGCTCTCACGCCTGTTCGACGTGGACTCGCCCATCAAATCCAGCCAGGCGCAGTCGTTTCTCTGGGAGACGGCTCGCTCGCTTATCCCAAAAGGTTTGGCACGAGACTTCAACCAGGCGATCATGGAATTCGGCAACCTGGTCTGCGGCAAGAAGCCCTCGTGCATGTTCTGCCCGCTCACTGAGGAGTGCGAGGCGTACTACCTGGGCATTGTGGACCATCGCCCCGTGCCCGCGGAGCGCAAGCCGACCGTTCCCGTGGAGGTGGCCAGCGGCGTGCTCGTACACGACGGCTACATCTTTATCCAGAAGCGGCCTGAAGACGGCGTGTGGCCCGGATTGTGGGAATTTCCTGGCGGCAACGTGGAGAAAGGCGAGACTCCGGCCGAGGCCGTGGTGCGGGAGTTTCAGGAAGAGCTCGAATGGGATGTGGCGCCTGCGGAGAAGATCGCGGTGATCCGCCACGGCTACACGACCTTCAAGGTAACGCTCACGGCGTTTCTGCTGCGCTTTACCGGTGAGTACGTAGGCTGGCCCGAGCCTGTGCTGCACGACGCCACCGAAGGCGTGTGGGTGAGTTTTGCCGAGCTGGACAAGTACACCTTCCCGGCCGGCCACAGGAAACTCATCGACATGATGTCCCGGGACATGCGTTACGCATGGCTGGTCTGA
- a CDS encoding DUF4198 domain-containing protein codes for MQMLRNIMVGMIAFTLLAATCAQAHDMWLEKRGDKVFLLYGHPGDTDPYPLSRITSMTGITENQWNISLEPLEHKGEAFADLGDDFVMLAVEFDNKYWYNTDEDGWRNFNAPTEIRSTIIEEGRSYKLSKEILAWRPFLAEPVGQRAEIVPLKDPTKLKQGDKLPVMLFYEGKPMPADGARVSTTSDMNIEHPELAELKKSEAIEVTVGPPGRQIIIGKYEKKLDETRRVWFAFSLTFTTQ; via the coding sequence ATGCAGATGTTGCGAAATATAATGGTTGGCATGATCGCATTCACATTGCTGGCCGCGACGTGTGCGCAAGCGCATGACATGTGGCTTGAGAAAAGGGGAGACAAGGTTTTCCTTTTATATGGACATCCAGGAGACACGGATCCGTACCCATTATCACGCATCACATCCATGACCGGAATAACAGAAAACCAGTGGAATATTTCGCTGGAGCCTCTGGAGCACAAGGGAGAAGCGTTCGCAGATCTCGGTGATGATTTCGTGATGCTCGCTGTCGAGTTCGACAACAAGTACTGGTACAACACGGATGAGGATGGCTGGAGAAACTTCAACGCTCCAACCGAAATCCGCAGCACGATCATAGAAGAAGGACGATCATACAAGCTCTCGAAGGAGATACTGGCCTGGCGGCCGTTCCTGGCAGAACCTGTAGGACAGCGGGCCGAGATCGTTCCGCTCAAGGATCCCACAAAGTTGAAGCAGGGCGATAAACTGCCTGTGATGCTTTTCTACGAAGGCAAACCCATGCCGGCTGACGGAGCCCGCGTGTCCACGACTTCGGATATGAACATTGAGCATCCGGAACTTGCGGAACTCAAGAAATCCGAGGCCATCGAGGTTACAGTAGGCCCTCCCGGACGCCAGATCATTATCGGCAAGTATGAGAAGAAGCTGGATGAAACGCGGAGGGTCTGGTTCGCGTTCTCTTTGACTTTCACCACGCAATAA
- a CDS encoding DUF3795 domain-containing protein, with translation MDIREAIAPCGLSCEKCLAKHGGTIQKAAADLMHGLRGFEKHWKRFSGMNPAFAGYPAFSEIASFLAKGICGGCRSGQCLLGDCRVQRCVSEKAIGFCYECEDFPCRDHNLPERVEQVWRTANARMADVGPEQYREENLNKPRY, from the coding sequence GTGGACATCCGCGAAGCCATCGCCCCGTGCGGGCTTTCCTGCGAAAAGTGCCTGGCCAAGCATGGCGGAACCATTCAGAAAGCCGCTGCCGACCTCATGCACGGTCTGCGCGGGTTCGAAAAACACTGGAAACGATTTTCGGGCATGAACCCTGCGTTTGCCGGCTATCCTGCGTTCAGCGAAATAGCTTCGTTCCTTGCCAAAGGAATTTGCGGCGGTTGTCGGAGTGGGCAATGCCTGCTGGGGGATTGTCGTGTGCAGCGTTGCGTTTCGGAAAAAGCTATCGGCTTCTGCTATGAGTGTGAGGACTTTCCCTGCAGGGACCACAACCTGCCGGAACGGGTGGAACAGGTCTGGCGCACTGCCAACGCGCGCATGGCCGATGTGGGGCCGGAGCAATACAGAGAAGAGAATCTTAACAAGCCGCGGTACTGA
- a CDS encoding glutamine synthetase family protein: MENIPVFNCKNADDVLKAVKDYNVSFIQFWFVDILGTLKSFQITSSELENAFEEGMGFDGSSILGFTRIHESDMVAWPDPKTFQICSWRPLDRPVARVFCDVKNPDGTPYEADSRYIFKSILDKAAQKGYTAYFGPELEFFLFASPKCPELLDVGGYFDAPPLDLANDVRRDIIFNLQAMGIAVEYSHHEVAPSQHEIDLRYADGLTMADTAMTYKVIVKEIARKHGCYATFMPKPLFGENGSGMHVHQSLFKNGKNAFFDGNEKNNLSADARAYISGLLKHAKEMVCVTNQWVNSYKRLVPGYEAPVYVAWAQRNRSALVRVPLYKPGKEAATRVELRNPDPAANPYLAFAVMLAAGLEGIEKGYELQSPVEENIFDMGPADFEKHGIEALPGSLHEAAIELQNSELMKRVLGDHLHKNLVENKLIEWDAYRTHVSEYEIEKYLPML, from the coding sequence ATGGAGAACATTCCCGTTTTCAACTGCAAAAACGCCGACGACGTACTCAAAGCCGTCAAGGACTACAACGTCAGCTTCATCCAATTCTGGTTCGTTGATATCCTGGGCACGCTGAAATCCTTCCAGATCACCTCCAGTGAGCTGGAGAACGCCTTTGAGGAAGGTATGGGCTTTGATGGCTCGTCCATCCTCGGCTTCACCCGCATCCACGAGTCGGACATGGTGGCCTGGCCGGATCCAAAAACGTTCCAGATCTGCTCCTGGCGTCCGCTGGATCGTCCTGTTGCCCGCGTCTTCTGCGACGTGAAGAACCCCGACGGCACTCCCTACGAGGCGGACTCCCGCTACATCTTCAAGTCCATCCTCGATAAGGCCGCCCAGAAAGGCTACACCGCCTACTTCGGCCCCGAGCTTGAGTTCTTTCTTTTCGCCTCTCCCAAGTGCCCGGAACTCCTCGACGTCGGCGGCTACTTCGATGCACCGCCGTTGGATCTCGCCAACGACGTCCGCCGCGACATCATTTTCAACCTCCAGGCCATGGGCATCGCGGTGGAATATTCCCACCACGAGGTCGCGCCCTCGCAGCACGAGATCGATCTGCGCTACGCCGACGGCCTGACCATGGCCGACACCGCCATGACCTACAAGGTCATCGTCAAGGAAATCGCCCGCAAACACGGGTGCTACGCCACCTTCATGCCCAAGCCCCTCTTTGGCGAAAACGGCTCCGGCATGCACGTGCACCAGTCTCTGTTCAAGAACGGCAAAAACGCCTTCTTCGACGGTAACGAAAAGAACAACCTCTCCGCCGATGCCCGCGCCTACATCTCCGGCCTGCTCAAGCACGCCAAGGAGATGGTCTGCGTGACCAACCAGTGGGTCAACTCCTACAAACGTCTGGTGCCTGGGTATGAAGCTCCGGTGTACGTCGCCTGGGCGCAGCGCAACCGTTCCGCTCTGGTACGCGTGCCGCTGTACAAGCCCGGTAAGGAAGCCGCAACCCGCGTCGAACTGCGCAACCCGGATCCGGCAGCCAACCCTTACCTCGCCTTCGCCGTCATGCTGGCCGCCGGCTTGGAAGGTATCGAAAAGGGCTACGAGCTCCAGAGCCCTGTGGAAGAGAACATCTTCGACATGGGTCCGGCCGACTTCGAGAAGCACGGCATCGAGGCGCTCCCCGGCTCCCTGCACGAAGCCGCCATCGAGTTGCAGAACTCCGAGCTCATGAAGCGCGTTCTCGGCGACCATCTCCATAAGAACCTCGTGGAGAACAAGCTCATCGAGTGGGACGCCTACCGCACCCATGTCTCCGAGTACGAGATCGAAAAGTACCTCCCCATGCTGTAA
- a CDS encoding radical SAM protein: MDEDFQPAYLELHARGELTARAEQAIKALEDCRLCPRQCSVDRTAGELGFCGVGRLARIDAAAPHFGEEAPLVGEHGSGTIFLAGCNLHCVFCQNYTISQCPAKAPETPAHDFAQAMLSLQDMGCHNINFVTPSHVTAQILEALVIATDKGLQIPLVYNSSGYDDLHALEMLDGVVDIYMPDAKFMRSDVAAKFCAAPDYSVRAMEAISAMHAQVGDLALNNKGVARRGLLVRHLVMPGNLASTHEWMEFLAGLSKDTYVNIMDQYRPCHKASEFSELSRHISPEEYEAAIEAAYEAGISRLDERSPAKVLKLIERLFKNG; the protein is encoded by the coding sequence ATGGATGAAGATTTTCAGCCGGCATATCTGGAACTGCACGCACGCGGCGAATTGACTGCACGCGCGGAGCAGGCGATCAAGGCGTTGGAGGATTGCCGCCTCTGCCCGCGTCAATGCAGTGTGGATAGGACCGCGGGTGAGCTGGGCTTTTGCGGGGTTGGGCGTCTGGCCCGCATAGACGCCGCCGCGCCTCATTTCGGCGAGGAAGCCCCCCTGGTGGGCGAACACGGCTCCGGTACTATTTTCTTGGCCGGGTGCAACCTGCACTGCGTTTTTTGTCAGAACTACACCATCAGCCAGTGCCCGGCCAAGGCCCCCGAGACGCCGGCCCATGACTTTGCGCAGGCCATGCTTTCCCTCCAGGATATGGGCTGTCACAATATCAATTTCGTCACGCCCTCCCATGTGACGGCGCAGATACTGGAGGCTTTGGTCATCGCTACTGACAAGGGTCTCCAAATTCCGCTCGTGTACAATTCCAGCGGATATGATGATTTGCATGCATTGGAAATGCTGGATGGCGTCGTGGACATCTACATGCCAGACGCCAAGTTCATGCGATCCGACGTGGCGGCGAAATTCTGCGCCGCGCCGGATTATTCCGTCCGGGCCATGGAGGCGATCAGCGCCATGCACGCGCAGGTCGGAGATCTCGCGCTGAACAATAAAGGCGTTGCCCGACGCGGCCTTCTGGTGCGTCATCTCGTCATGCCGGGCAATCTCGCTTCCACACATGAATGGATGGAATTCCTGGCCGGCCTTTCGAAAGATACGTACGTAAACATCATGGATCAGTACCGGCCATGCCACAAGGCCAGCGAGTTCAGCGAGCTATCCCGGCACATCAGCCCGGAGGAATACGAAGCGGCCATAGAAGCGGCCTACGAGGCAGGCATTAGCCGGTTGGATGAACGCTCGCCGGCCAAAGTTCTCAAGCTCATCGAGCGATTGTTCAAAAACGGATAA
- a CDS encoding hybrid sensor histidine kinase/response regulator: MHNDVLTDFDPSKDTLRILLVEDSEVQRIAIRYVLQKDPSTSYEIVETAKGEEGLEIYQDGQIDCVILDYLLPDIDGIEFLKRVRHDDGFVDRPILFITAEGDRTIVAKAMELGATDYIEKHRYEKDHMLARTVQRAIDRKRYEHMRRESDEFLRSVLNTIPLPVFYKTTDLRFADCNDAFASFFGLRKDQIIGKTAHDIAPERYAQDYERRDKEILRTQQPQRYEMPVLAASGALREVEFHKSLYRDTQGKTKGIIGVFTDITDMKRVRDELLKAKVEAEFASQSKTQFIANTSHEIRTPLNGVVGMLKLLGSTSMTSEQREYLDVATNAAGSLLDVVDDVIDVSRIESGKIELQKTDFDLSHLLRTVMDSFAGHEKLQFVEMRCEVDENVPEIIHTDEGALRQILFNLVGNAFKYTRRGTITLEVNPLFQIPGKPQLLFSIADTGPGISDEAMGYIFEPYFRGRRTDDPDHEYRKIIKGSGLGLSIVKRLVHMLDGTLSVETEPGAGTTMHFSLPIVIPDPASEIAEPETTSRVQGDMRSLSILVAEDNPVNQLVLCRTLEKLGHKAVVAADGYEVLDRMREKVFDLVLMDIQMPEMNGIETTRRIRGGKGQWDPNIPIIAVTAHAMKGDRERMIEQGMNEYLPKPVDIDNLDKVIQRVCMKE, translated from the coding sequence ATGCATAACGACGTGTTGACTGATTTTGATCCGAGCAAAGATACGCTCAGGATTCTTCTCGTCGAAGACAGTGAGGTGCAACGCATAGCCATCCGCTATGTGCTGCAGAAGGACCCATCAACTTCATACGAGATAGTGGAGACAGCCAAAGGGGAAGAAGGGCTTGAAATATATCAAGATGGACAGATCGATTGCGTGATTCTTGATTATCTTTTGCCTGATATAGATGGAATAGAGTTTCTGAAACGGGTTCGTCATGACGACGGCTTCGTGGACCGACCCATTCTCTTCATCACAGCCGAAGGCGACCGCACCATAGTTGCCAAGGCCATGGAGCTTGGCGCCACCGACTACATAGAGAAGCATCGCTACGAAAAAGACCACATGCTCGCACGGACGGTGCAGCGGGCCATCGACAGAAAACGATACGAGCACATGCGTCGGGAAAGCGATGAATTCCTGCGTTCGGTGCTGAACACCATTCCGTTGCCGGTTTTCTATAAAACCACGGACTTGCGATTCGCCGACTGCAACGACGCCTTCGCGAGTTTCTTCGGCTTGCGCAAGGATCAGATCATCGGAAAGACGGCCCATGACATTGCGCCGGAACGGTATGCGCAGGATTATGAGCGACGCGACAAGGAAATCCTCAGAACGCAGCAGCCACAACGCTACGAAATGCCCGTTCTGGCCGCGAGCGGTGCGCTGCGGGAAGTCGAGTTCCACAAGTCGCTCTACCGGGATACGCAGGGCAAGACGAAAGGCATCATCGGCGTCTTCACCGACATCACGGACATGAAACGAGTGCGTGACGAACTCCTGAAGGCCAAGGTCGAAGCTGAATTCGCGAGTCAGTCCAAAACACAGTTCATCGCCAATACGAGCCACGAGATACGAACCCCGCTCAATGGTGTTGTTGGCATGCTCAAGCTGCTGGGCTCAACGTCCATGACGTCAGAGCAGCGCGAGTATCTGGACGTGGCCACGAACGCAGCCGGAAGCCTGCTCGATGTGGTGGATGACGTGATTGACGTGAGCCGCATCGAATCCGGCAAGATCGAGCTCCAGAAGACGGATTTCGATCTGTCTCATCTGCTGCGGACCGTCATGGACAGCTTTGCCGGACACGAAAAGCTACAATTCGTCGAGATGCGCTGCGAAGTGGACGAAAATGTTCCTGAAATCATCCATACGGACGAAGGCGCCTTGCGGCAGATTCTCTTCAATCTTGTGGGTAATGCATTCAAATACACCCGCCGCGGAACCATCACCCTGGAAGTCAATCCGTTGTTTCAGATACCCGGAAAGCCCCAGTTGCTGTTCAGTATTGCCGACACCGGGCCCGGCATCAGCGACGAAGCCATGGGCTACATATTCGAACCGTATTTCCGGGGTCGCAGGACGGACGATCCAGATCACGAGTATCGCAAGATAATCAAGGGATCAGGTCTCGGCTTGTCCATCGTCAAACGCCTTGTGCATATGTTGGACGGCACCCTTTCAGTGGAAACAGAACCGGGAGCCGGCACAACCATGCATTTCAGCCTGCCCATAGTGATACCCGATCCTGCGTCTGAAATTGCTGAGCCGGAAACGACGAGCCGGGTTCAAGGGGACATGAGATCGCTTTCCATACTCGTGGCGGAAGATAATCCGGTGAATCAACTGGTTCTCTGCAGGACGCTGGAAAAGTTGGGCCATAAGGCAGTCGTTGCCGCAGACGGGTATGAAGTGCTCGACCGGATGCGCGAAAAAGTCTTCGATCTTGTCCTTATGGACATCCAGATGCCGGAGATGAACGGTATCGAGACGACCCGCCGCATTCGCGGCGGCAAAGGGCAATGGGATCCGAATATTCCCATAATCGCCGTGACGGCCCATGCCATGAAAGGTGATCGGGAACGCATGATCGAGCAGGGAATGAACGAGTATCTGCCCAAACCGGTGGACATTGACAATCTTGATAAGGTCATCCAACGTGTATGCATGAAGGAGTGA